TGGAAAATCCCCTCGCGCTTCATGGCGTCCATCTGCTCGCCGGTGGTGGCGATGACATCGGCGATGTACTGGCCGGCTTTGATTTCTTCAACCGAGCGCTTGATCAAAGTGCGTCCGTCGGCGCGATAATCATTGACTTTCAAGAACGGATATTTTTTCTCGAACTCTTTGGCCATGGTGCGATACCAGCTGTGCGAGCCGTAGAGCATGAACGCGCCTTCTTTTTTGGCGCCGTCGATGAGAATCTTTTCGCGATCGGCGCCTTGATAAAGCGCGAGCTGAGGAATCGACATAGGGGCAGCCGCGGCAAGGACTTGCGGCACTGAGAGAAGATAGAAAATGAAACCGGCTAACGATGCGCGGCACAACCCGATTCGTGGATATTTTGGCACGGTATGTCTCCTTCAGCTTTAGCGATTAAGTAGCGCATCCGATTCGCCGTGGCAAATCGCTATTTTCGCGCCACGAACAGCTGGCGCATCAGCTTCTCCCATTGGGAAAACTTGTTTTCTAGTTCTTCCAGCGTGTATTTCTCGTCCAGGTAGATTTTCTTGAACTTCTGCTCACGGGTTCCGACATCGTCTCGTGGCGACCAAAGCCCGCCTTTCATCATCAACAGTTGACCTTCCTTTGAATGCACGTAGTCGAGAAATAGCATGGCCGCGTGTGGGTGGGGCGCTTTTGAAGACAAGGCCGAATAACCGACGGTCGTAGTAACCGGCTCCAGGGCGCGCCATTCCACCGGCGCGCCTTTCTGTTTGGCAACGGTGACATCGGCGTCGAAGATGGTCGGCGACAAAGGCACTTCGCCCGACGCGACCAGTCCGGATAATGCGGCGCCGGACATGTCTTGGACTTTGAGTTCTTGGTCGACCATCTTGTCGAGGAAGTCGCGGCCCATGACGTCGACCATCGCGCCGATCCAGCGCACGCCAGTGGAAGTGCTGACGATGGCCATCTTGCCTTTCCACTTTGGGTCGAGCAGATCCTTGAGCGTCTTCGGTGCCTCGTTCGGCGCTACCAGGGTTGGGTTGAATCCTAAACTATTATAGGTTTCTCGATCGCCGAGATAGTAAACCCCCAACTTGCCTTTGGCTTTGACGGTGTCGGGATAAAAGCGCGCTTGCGGCGTTAAATATTCTTGAAACAAGCCATCCCGCTTCATCAACCCCATGCCTTCGGAAGTCGTTTCGACGACATCGACAATCGCTTTGTTGGCGGCGAACTCTTCCATCGCCCGGCGGATGATATTTTTCGAATCGTTGCGCCACTCGGAAACCGCAATGAAGGGATATTTCTTTTCAAACTCTTTGACGTAGGTTTTGAACCAGGTGTGGGAGTCGTAGAGAACCAGCTGGCCTTCCTTTTTGGCACCATCGATGAGAATTTTCTCCCGGCCGGCGCCTTGGTACAGGGCGATCTGCGCCACGGTCATCGGCGCGCTGGCGGCGAAAGTTTTTGACGACGCTAGCGCGATGAGTAAAAGGAAGAAAAAGAAGCATTTCACAGTTCAACCTCCTCCGTTGGCGACCAACGGGTCGCGTTTAAATTTTCAAGTTGGTTTTATGTTCCAGCAACCACGCCGCGAGTTTGGCGATGCCTTCTTCCAAGTAAACCTTCGGCTGCCAGCCCAGCTCTTTTCGCGCCAGTGAGATGTCGAGCGGATTGCGCAAACGATGCGGCGCGACTTCGGCGGCGTTGGGATGGTGGCCGATTTCGAATTGCAAATTTGGCAGAGCTTTTTCGATCGCACGTTTGAGATCTGCGCTGACGTAAGTTTTGTCGAGGCCAATGTTGTAGGCTTTGCTGAGCGGGCCTGGGGTGAACAGGGCGCGGCTGACGCCGTCGGCGACATCGTCGACGTAGATCAAGTCGTCCACCGGCCGGGTGAGAAAGGGCCGGCAAGTTTGGCCGAGGATGCCTTTCTTCAGTTCCAGCGGGATGCTGCGATAAAGTCCCGGACCATAGACCGATGAATAACGCAGCGCGACGAAATCGACGCCGTGCTTTTCTTTGTAAAAGTTGCCCATCCATTCCGAAACGGTCTTTGCCGCGCGATAAAAATAAGTCGGATAGATCGTCACGGCGTCGTCTTCTTTGACCAGAGCGCCATCCGGTTTGCTGAGCTGGCCGTAGATTGACGCCGAGCTGGAGTAGACCACGCGTTGGATTTTCAAATCTTTGGCAGCTTCGAGAATATTGGTCATGGCCCGATAACAGTAGTCAATTACCGTTGGGCTTTCGTCGCGCGGCGGATGGGCGGCGTGAAAGATATGCGTCGGCCGTTCTTTTTCACACAGCGCGCGGAATTTCGCGCCGTCGGTGACGTTCATGATGTGGCTTGGCGCTTGGATGCCGAGCAGTGCTAGGTCCGGCGCCCGCGGCACGACGTCGATGGCGACGACTTTGTGGCCAAGGGTTTCCATTAACTTGGTAACATGCGAGCCGATGAAGCCGTTGGCGCCGGTGATTAGAACGGTTGCAGCCATGCGATTCTCCCAATCTATTCGATGCCGATTTACGCCACGCCGTAGAACTTGGCGGCATTTTGCCAAATCATTTTTTGTTCGATGTCGTTGGCGATGCCTTGGAACTGCGCTTTATTGACTTCCTTCGAGTGCGGCCAGGTGGAGCCGCCATGTGGGTAGTCGCTGGCCCACATATAATTGTCGATCATCTTGAGCGACTCGGCGGCGAGCACGCCGGCCCGGTCGTCTTGAAAGGTGACGTAGACTTGCCGCCGTACTTGTTCGCTCGGCAGCGCATCGATGGTCGGCGAGTCGGGAGATTCGGAACGCGCTCGCAATAACGAACCGTCCAATTTGTTTATGAACGGCTGAATCCAAGCGAGATCGTATTCGGCGAGGACGAAGGGCAGTTTGGGAAAACGATCGAGAACGCCGCCGAAAACCAAATCGGTCAACAGATTCAACGGCTCCAAGATCGTCCGGCGCAGGGCGTTGCGCCCCTGTTGCAGTTTCGAAATCACTTTCAGCCGCGCGGCCATGCGATCTTTGCCCTGAAGAATGTTGATGTGAAAATGGATCGGATAGTTCATGTCTTGAGCGAGCTGCCAAAGACGATCGTAGTCCGCGTCGCCATAGCACATTCCATCCGGCAAACCCGAGGGCAGGACGACCCCTTTGAGACCGAGCTTGGCGCAGCGTTTCATCTCCTCCATGGACCAATCGACGTCGAGGGCGGAAAGCAGCCCCAGGCCGATTAACCGCTTGGGCGCGGTGTTGCAGTATTCGGTCATCCAATCGTTGTAGGATTGCAGTCCGGCCTTTTGTAGCGGCGTCTCTTCGCCTTGCAAGCTATAAAAATTCCGCGCCATGCTCGGATAGAGCACTTCGATCTTGACGCCGTCGAGATCCATGTCTTTCAAACGCGCCACCGGATCCCAAGGGCCGCGCCAACTTTCCCAGGTAAAATTTTCAATCACCTGGCGCACGCCGCCGGGGACTTTCTCAACGCCGGCGGTAAATGTCATGCCCACCGGGTCGGGTTCATGGCCGTCGAAAACCATGTAGAGACCTTTTTTGCCGGGCGGGTCTTGGACAAAGTGCGGGCCATGAGCGCGCAAGTTTTTCGGGATACGCTCCCAAGCTTCGGGCGGTTCGTTGACGTGAGAATCGGCGGAGAAAAATTTTGGCTCTTCCATAATGATAGGCCTCCTGAGAGTTGGCTATTAATGCTTATTTGCTCTTGGCGAATTTGTAAACGCTATCGATAAAACCGCTGTCTGCCAATTTTCGATAAATGCGCTCGTCGATCAGATCTTCGGCCTTGATCTTGGCCACGCTCGGGTTATAGCGCAAGACGCGCTGAATATTTCGCAGCCCGTCCAGGCCTGGGTAAGGGTTGCGCGCCAGAGTTCGATCGAGATCCTGCAGCGCTTCCTTGGCCGCGGCGATATCCGAGAGCTTCAACCGCTCGGTGAAAAAGCGCAGCACAGCTTCTTGATTCGCCGGATTGTATACGAAGGCGGTGGCTTCGATGAGGCCGCGCAACACCGCTTCGACGATCTCGGGCTGTTGCTGCAAATAGTTGCGCGACAGCACGAGACCGGAGCTGGCGAAAGGAATTTTCGCGCGCGACAGTTCGGCGAGGACGTTAAAACCTTTCTTGCGAAGCTCGCGGGTGAAGGACGGTTCGGTCAAGATCGCATCGATGCGTCCGGACGTCAGGGCTTGGGATAACACCGTCTGATCGCCGAGGGCTTGCAGCTTGATGCGGTCGCGCTCGGGGTTGAGCTTGAAACTTTCCAAGCCGAGAATCGCGCCGATCCAGGTGGTGCCGCCGATGTTGGTCACGCCGATCTCCTTGCCGCGCAAGTCGTCCATCGACTTCAACTCCGGCCGGCTGACGATATCCCAGTAGACGTCGTGATTGAAGGTGGCGACGATCTTGAGATCGTGACCGCTAGCCGCCGCGCTCAACGTCGGCACGCCGCTGGTATGACTCAGTTGCACTTCCCCCGTGGTCAGCGCCAGCATTTGGATGGTGCTGTTGCGTACGTAGATCGGTTCGACCTCGATGCCGTGTTTGCGAAACAAACCATTGCGCACGGCGAACCACAGCGGCGCGGCGCTGACGCCGACGTTGGATTGGCTAAGACGAATTTTTGCCGCCGCCACCGCCGCGGTGGCGGGACGCGCGACGATCAACGCGATTAACAGCGCTAGTAGAGTTAGCAGGACCGATGACCGAGAATTCTTACTTCCTCTCCCTCTGGGAGAGGATAGAGGTGAGGGCAAGGGCGACCGCCGGCAGCCCCGACAAGATGCCCTCACTCTTGCCCTCTCCCAGAGGGAGAGGGAATTGCGGAAATTTGTTGCCGTTGAGTTTCTTTGGAGCGTCATATCTCTTACACGCGTAGCGCCCCGGTGAGCGCGTGAATCGAAGCAACGGACTCGAGTTGCTTCACTTTGTCAATTACGATTTCCGCATTGGCAGTGGTGATACTTCCTGCCGTCGCAGCGCGAAATTTTTCCGCCACCGCGTCCCAGCCGTGAAGGTCGCTCGGCGTCTGCAGCTTTTCTTCCAAGCGCGCGCCGTTTTTCAATTGCACCACCAACGCCGGCCCGCCCGGTGTGTGGCGCACGCGGCCCATCAATTGTTGCACTAACGGCTGCTCCACATTGGCGTCGGTGAAGTCGCCCGGTTTCAGTTCGCGATGAATCAGCGCCATGGCCAGGCAATAGGCCATGCTAAATCTGCCCTCGTAGCCGCGCTGAGGAATCTGGCGCACTAGCGGATAGGGTTTTTGATCGCACTCGATCGATTCTATGGCTTCAGGCTTGAGGTCGTGTTGGCGCACCAGCCGCAACATCGCCTCAAGACCGTTATGGGTTGCCGTGCAGGAAGCGTGGGGTTTGATGCGAATTTCGTTTTCCAAATGAAATTTTGTGCCGAGCTCTTGCGCGAGGGATGCGACAATGTCGTCGGGGATCGGTCCTAGCGCTTCGAGCAAGCCGAAGCGCCCTTCAATCGCCGTGTCGTCGCTAGAAAAACCACTCTGCGCCAGTAGCGCGCAAGTCAATCCGGTGGCGGCGGCGTGGCCGGTGCGAAAGGGTTTGGCCATGGTGCCGCCGTCGCGTGTCAACGCGCCGCAGGAGCCGGCGGCCAAGCCAATCGCCGCAAGCGTTTCTCGCGCCGATAAACTCAATGCGTGGCTCGCCGAGCAGGCGGCGGCGATGGGACCGAGGATGCCGTTGGAGTGCCAGCCTTTGGCGCCGGGGCCGATGCCGTCGGAGCGCCGGCCGAACAGCGCATCGAGGCTGTTGCGCACTTCGCGGCCGACGACAAACGCCGCGAGCATCTTGGCGCCGGAGAGATTCAGTTGCTCACAGACCGCCAACGAAGTCGCTAACGTATAGGTCGTCGAGTGATTGCGATCGTCGTAGTCGAGACCATGGGCGAGGGTGCCGTTGATGAGCGCCGCGTCGCGTGGCGTCACGGATTTGCTCGTGCCCCAGATGGTGCAAGGACCGTCGCTCGTGTTGGCGTTGGCGAACTTCAACAGGTTCACGCCGACTTCTTGGTTGGTCGCAAGCACCGCGACGCCCAAGCAGTCGAGGATCGCGAGTTTCGCGTTATCGGTTGCCTTCGCGGGTGCGCTTGGCAATGAAAACTGCACGCTAAAGTCGGCCAGCTTCTGTGAAAGTTTGTCCGCGCTGTTTGCTTTATCTTCCGCCATGAACGCTTCTCCAATTCAAATTAGTGGCCCTTGGCATAGAGCGAGTCGATAAAACCGCTTTCGTCGAGCTTGCGGATGAAGCGGTTATCGATGACTTCTTCGATTTTGGCGCTCATGACTTTGGGGTTTAGTGTCGCCATCATCCTTTGTATATTGCGCAGACTGTCGACGGCGCCGTAGGGTTTTTTTTCAAAGCCGATCAACATGTCTTGATAGCCATCTTCGAGGCTCGCCACATCGTTGAGTTTCATTTGACGCATCATGGTTTGCATGACGGTGTTGCGATTGGCGGGTGTGGTGACGAAAGCTTGGGCTTCGAGCAGCGCCTTCAACACGCCTTCGACCACCGCGGGATGGTCCCGTAAGAAACCGCCGTTGACCGCGAAGGCGGTGCTCATGAAGGGAATCTTGGCGCGATAGAGTTCCGCCAGGATCGTCATGCCTTTGAGCTTGCTACGGCGGCTGAGAAAGGGATCGAGCAGCGTGGCGTCGATGTTGCCCGCTTCCACGGCTTGGGCGAGCAAGGTTTGGTTGCCGATGGCGTTGATGCGGATCTGGTCGCGGCTCGCCTCTAAACCCAAGTGCTCAAGTGTAAGATAGGCCGCCATCCAAGTCGTTCCGCCGATGTTGGTAATGCCGAAACGTTTGCCGCGCAAATCTTTTGCTTCTTTGATTTCCGGCCGCACCACCAGATCGTAAGTGAGCCGGTTGCCCGGAGCCGCGATGATTTTCAAATCCTGGCCGCCGGCCACCGCCGAAAGCATCGGCGAGCCGCCGCTGCTGGCGAATTGCACTTCGCCGGTGGCCAGGGCGGTCATCTGCAACGGACTACTGCGCAGATAGATCACTTCCATCTCGACGCCATGTTTGGCGAAGAGCCCACGCTCTTGGGCGATCCACAGCACGGTGGAGCGCGCGCTGACCGCCGACTGACTGATGCGGACTTTGACCGCTTTTTGTGGCGCTTGGGCCGCGGGCAAAAGCATTGGCCATAGCGCAGATAGCAAGAGCAAGTATCGAAGAGTTTTTCTAGTTCTCATAGATCCTATTGCTGTCATCCCGAACCCTTCGGCAAAGTTCAGGATAAACTCCGTGAGGTATCTCGTCTTGTCAGCGACGGGCGCAGACGAGATTCCTCGGCTGCGTCTCGGAATGACAGTTTCAGTGCCATCTTTACTTGGCAAACAGACTATCGATATAGCCGCTGTCATCGAGCTTACGCACGAAGCGACTTTCGATAATGTCCTCAGCTTTTACCCGCGTGACCTTTGGATTCAAGCCGCTCATCATTCTTTGAATGTTGCGCAGCCCTTCCACCGATGGGTAGGGTTTTCTTTCGAAGCCGACGAGGATTTCCTGGTAACCTTCTTCTAAGACCGTCGGATCGGCGATCTTCATCTGGCGCGCCATGGTTTGCAGCACGATGTGTTTGTTGGCCGCGGCGCCGACGAAGGCTTGCGCTTCCATTAACGACTTCAAAACATTTTCCACGATCTCGGCATTTCCCTTGAGATAAGCACCATTGACGATCAGGCTGGTGTTGATGAACGGGATCTTCGCGCGATAAAGATCGATCAACACCGACAAGCCTTTTTGTTTGAGCCGCCGGCTCAAAAACGGGTCGAGCAGCGTGGCGTCGATATTTCCCGCTTCAACCGCTTGGGCGAGGATCGTCTGGTTACCGAGGGCGTTGATGCGAATCTGGTCGCGCTGATGATCGAGGCCCAAATGTTCCAAAGCGAGAATCGCCGCCATCCACGTTGTGCCGCCGATGTTGGTGACGCCAAAGCGTTTGCCGCGCAGATCGCGGGCTTCTTTGATTTCCGGGCGCACGACTACGTCGTAGGCCAGACGGTTGCTTGGGCTGGCGACGATCTTCAAATCCTGTCCGCCGGCAACCGCCGATAGCACTGGCGCGCCGCCGCTGCTGGCGAATTGCACATCGCCGGTGGCCATGGCCGCCATTTGCAAATTGCTGCTGCGCAGATAAATGGTCTCGACTTCGAGGCCATGCTTGGCAAACAATCCCTGGCTTTGGGCGATCCAAAGTATTGCCGAGCGCGTGTTGACCGCGGACTGACTGATGCGGATTTTCGCCAGAACTGGTTTGTTGGATTGTGCCGCGCTTTGGGCTGCATGCGGTTCATTTCCGATTAACAGCGACGCTAGAAGACATAGGGCGATCGACCGGAACATCGGCGTCGTTTCCACCAGCTCAGCGTTTGCTGATGAACAGCTTGCGTTTCAAGCCTTCCCATTCGGCGAATTTCTTTTCGATGATCTCGGGCGGGTATTTGCTTTCGATATAGATTTTTTTGAATTTCATCTCCGGATCGATGACGTCGTTGCGCGCCGAACTGAGACCGCCTTTGACGACCGCCTCTTGCCCTTCTTTCGAGTGCAAGAAGTCCACGAACAATAGCCCGGCGTAGGGATGGGGCGCTTTGGCGACGAACGCCAACATACCGGTGGCACCGATCACCGGATCGATGGGACGCCACTCGACCGGCGCGCCCTTCTGTTTCAAGACGGCGATGTTCGAGTTGAAAATCGTCGGCGATAGCGGTACTTCGCCCGATGACACCAATTCGGCGAGCGCGGCGCCGGAAATATTCTGGACATTGATATTCTGCGCCGCCAACTTTTCCAGGAACTCCATGCCGAAGGTCTCGACGATCGCGCCGATCCATTGCGTCCCGGTCGTCGTGCCGGCGATGGTCATCTTGTTCTTCCACTTCGGGTCGAGCAGCTCTTTCATGGTCTTGGGAGCTTCAGCGAGTGGAATCGCTTTGGTGTTAAATCCCATGCTGATGTAAAGCTCGCGACTGTTCCAATAGAGCACGCCTTTTTTGCCTTTGTGCTTCGCTTCGTCATCGTAGCGGTTGATCTCGGGCAAATGGACTTCTTGAAACAAGTTGTCCGCCTGCAAGAGCGCCATATAGTCAGGACTGGTCTCGACGACATCGGCAATCTGCCGACCGGCGGCGGCTTCCTCGGTCAAACGCTTGAGCAGTTCCTTCGAATCGCTGCGATAGATGTTGGTCTTGATGAACGGATACTTTTTGCCGAACTCTTGGGACACATGGCCGGCCATCCAAGTGTTCGATGTGTAGAACGTGACCTGGCCTTCTTTTTTGGCGCCGTCGAGAAGAACTTTATCGCGATCTTTGCCTTGATAGAGAGCTAGTTCGGCGGTTGTCGGCGGCTTGGCCTGAGCGGCTTCAGCGCGTTCAGCCGGCAAAAAATTCATGACGAGAACGCATAACAAGAATTGCCACAGCATGAGGAAATCCTCCTTGAAGCAAGTTTAGCTGTCGAAGTAACCTACCTTATAGGCCCACAGCCAAAGGTAAGCGATCTTCTCGTTGTAAAGTTCGGCGTAGCCGACGTGACCGTAGCGCGGAATCAACACGACGTGAGCGCCGCGGGTCGTAGCTGCGTACTTCGCGGCCATGAACATCTCGCGTTTGTTTTCTAGCGGCGCGCCGCCGTTGACCCAATGGCCTTTGTCGTTTTCGCCGGCGACTAGCAGGACGCGGATGGATTTCAACCAACCGCTGTTCGGCTCCTGCAAGTGATCGAAATATTCTTCGCGTGGCAAGCCGGTGCGTTTCGGGTACTCTTCCAAGATTCCCACCGCCGCGTTGTGCTGGTTGTCGCACAGACTAATTTTCATCTGCGAGCGCAGCGGCGTGACCAGGCGGATGTAGTCGTCGGCGCCGCCCCAGGGCGTTAAGTCCTCGGGATCGACGTAGCCGGAATTTTTAAACGAGTCCGGCGAGCGGCGGGAAATATGATCGATGGGTTTTTCCGAATACTTCTCGGCGCCGGTTTTTTCGCGCCATTCCATCCGCCAACCGTCCGGACCGCCGCTGCCGAAGCCGACGATGCCGATGACTTTGGTTTGCTTGGAAAAGCGTGTCAGGTGCGCCGCCATCGGCCCGCCGGTGGAGTGGCCGAAGCCGATGATCTCTCGGCTGGCGAGATGTCGGTCGGTGAGTAGGCCGGCACCCTGGAGAATGACGTTGAAAGTGCATTTCAAATTGCGGTCGAGAACTTCCGCCGGCGCAAGCTCGCGGTCGAGCAGATAGATCGGTTGGCGCTCGGGCACGGGAATTTTCCACACGCCGCCAGGCGGATAATGGCCGGGATAGGTGAGCGACAACACTTTGAATCCCTGCGCTGCCAGCACCCGCGCCAAACCGGGCCGGCCGTCCGGTGTCAGATCCATGATCTTTTCGCTGGCGGCGCCGCCGTGAAAAAACACCAAGGCGCGCTTACTATCGATTTCTCTTTCCGGCGTGTAGAGCGTGCCGTGCATGTCCCAGTCGTAGCCGTTACGGTTATAGCGCGTGGTGACTTCTTGAGAATGAAAGTTGCCGTCGGGGTAGGGCGGTGGGATGGCGAGCCATTCATCCCATTTGAACTCCAAGAGCAGTTGGTTCGACTTCAGACCGCTAAGAAATTTTTCGCTGATGGTCATGGCTGCGATCGTCTCCCTAGCTTTTGTTGACGTAGTGATCGAGATACCACTTGGCGATCTCGCCTTTAGTGCAAAACCAAACGTCTTTGAAGCTTTTCGCGTAGCGGATGCATTCCTCGAACACGCCGATGATGTTGGGCCGGCCGCCGAT
This Deltaproteobacteria bacterium DNA region includes the following protein-coding sequences:
- a CDS encoding ABC transporter substrate-binding protein — its product is MTLQRNSTATNFRNSLSLWERARVRASCRGCRRSPLPSPLSSPRGRGSKNSRSSVLLTLLALLIALIVARPATAAVAAAKIRLSQSNVGVSAAPLWFAVRNGLFRKHGIEVEPIYVRNSTIQMLALTTGEVQLSHTSGVPTLSAAASGHDLKIVATFNHDVYWDIVSRPELKSMDDLRGKEIGVTNIGGTTWIGAILGLESFKLNPERDRIKLQALGDQTVLSQALTSGRIDAILTEPSFTRELRKKGFNVLAELSRAKIPFASSGLVLSRNYLQQQPEIVEAVLRGLIEATAFVYNPANQEAVLRFFTERLKLSDIAAAKEALQDLDRTLARNPYPGLDGLRNIQRVLRYNPSVAKIKAEDLIDERIYRKLADSGFIDSVYKFAKSK
- a CDS encoding ABC transporter substrate-binding protein gives rise to the protein MTAAISIVCLPSKDGTETVIPRRSRGISSAPVADKTRYLTEFILNFAEGFGMTAIGSMRTRKTLRYLLLLSALWPMLLPAAQAPQKAVKVRISQSAVSARSTVLWIAQERGLFAKHGVEMEVIYLRSSPLQMTALATGEVQFASSGGSPMLSAVAGGQDLKIIAAPGNRLTYDLVVRPEIKEAKDLRGKRFGITNIGGTTWMAAYLTLEHLGLEASRDQIRINAIGNQTLLAQAVEAGNIDATLLDPFLSRRSKLKGMTILAELYRAKIPFMSTAFAVNGGFLRDHPAVVEGVLKALLEAQAFVTTPANRNTVMQTMMRQMKLNDVASLEDGYQDMLIGFEKKPYGAVDSLRNIQRMMATLNPKVMSAKIEEVIDNRFIRKLDESGFIDSLYAKGH
- a CDS encoding amidohydrolase; the encoded protein is MEEPKFFSADSHVNEPPEAWERIPKNLRAHGPHFVQDPPGKKGLYMVFDGHEPDPVGMTFTAGVEKVPGGVRQVIENFTWESWRGPWDPVARLKDMDLDGVKIEVLYPSMARNFYSLQGEETPLQKAGLQSYNDWMTEYCNTAPKRLIGLGLLSALDVDWSMEEMKRCAKLGLKGVVLPSGLPDGMCYGDADYDRLWQLAQDMNYPIHFHINILQGKDRMAARLKVISKLQQGRNALRRTILEPLNLLTDLVFGGVLDRFPKLPFVLAEYDLAWIQPFINKLDGSLLRARSESPDSPTIDALPSEQVRRQVYVTFQDDRAGVLAAESLKMIDNYMWASDYPHGGSTWPHSKEVNKAQFQGIANDIEQKMIWQNAAKFYGVA
- a CDS encoding extracellular solute-binding protein, which produces MLWQFLLCVLVMNFLPAERAEAAQAKPPTTAELALYQGKDRDKVLLDGAKKEGQVTFYTSNTWMAGHVSQEFGKKYPFIKTNIYRSDSKELLKRLTEEAAAGRQIADVVETSPDYMALLQADNLFQEVHLPEINRYDDEAKHKGKKGVLYWNSRELYISMGFNTKAIPLAEAPKTMKELLDPKWKNKMTIAGTTTGTQWIGAIVETFGMEFLEKLAAQNINVQNISGAALAELVSSGEVPLSPTIFNSNIAVLKQKGAPVEWRPIDPVIGATGMLAFVAKAPHPYAGLLFVDFLHSKEGQEAVVKGGLSSARNDVIDPEMKFKKIYIESKYPPEIIEKKFAEWEGLKRKLFISKR
- a CDS encoding ABC transporter substrate-binding protein produces the protein MFRSIALCLLASLLIGNEPHAAQSAAQSNKPVLAKIRISQSAVNTRSAILWIAQSQGLFAKHGLEVETIYLRSSNLQMAAMATGDVQFASSGGAPVLSAVAGGQDLKIVASPSNRLAYDVVVRPEIKEARDLRGKRFGVTNIGGTTWMAAILALEHLGLDHQRDQIRINALGNQTILAQAVEAGNIDATLLDPFLSRRLKQKGLSVLIDLYRAKIPFINTSLIVNGAYLKGNAEIVENVLKSLMEAQAFVGAAANKHIVLQTMARQMKIADPTVLEEGYQEILVGFERKPYPSVEGLRNIQRMMSGLNPKVTRVKAEDIIESRFVRKLDDSGYIDSLFAK
- a CDS encoding alpha/beta fold hydrolase, with the protein product MTISEKFLSGLKSNQLLLEFKWDEWLAIPPPYPDGNFHSQEVTTRYNRNGYDWDMHGTLYTPEREIDSKRALVFFHGGAASEKIMDLTPDGRPGLARVLAAQGFKVLSLTYPGHYPPGGVWKIPVPERQPIYLLDRELAPAEVLDRNLKCTFNVILQGAGLLTDRHLASREIIGFGHSTGGPMAAHLTRFSKQTKVIGIVGFGSGGPDGWRMEWREKTGAEKYSEKPIDHISRRSPDSFKNSGYVDPEDLTPWGGADDYIRLVTPLRSQMKISLCDNQHNAAVGILEEYPKRTGLPREEYFDHLQEPNSGWLKSIRVLLVAGENDKGHWVNGGAPLENKREMFMAAKYAATTRGAHVVLIPRYGHVGYAELYNEKIAYLWLWAYKVGYFDS
- a CDS encoding MmgE/PrpD family protein → MAEDKANSADKLSQKLADFSVQFSLPSAPAKATDNAKLAILDCLGVAVLATNQEVGVNLLKFANANTSDGPCTIWGTSKSVTPRDAALINGTLAHGLDYDDRNHSTTYTLATSLAVCEQLNLSGAKMLAAFVVGREVRNSLDALFGRRSDGIGPGAKGWHSNGILGPIAAACSASHALSLSARETLAAIGLAAGSCGALTRDGGTMAKPFRTGHAAATGLTCALLAQSGFSSDDTAIEGRFGLLEALGPIPDDIVASLAQELGTKFHLENEIRIKPHASCTATHNGLEAMLRLVRQHDLKPEAIESIECDQKPYPLVRQIPQRGYEGRFSMAYCLAMALIHRELKPGDFTDANVEQPLVQQLMGRVRHTPGGPALVVQLKNGARLEEKLQTPSDLHGWDAVAEKFRAATAGSITTANAEIVIDKVKQLESVASIHALTGALRV
- a CDS encoding NAD(P)-dependent oxidoreductase; translation: MAATVLITGANGFIGSHVTKLMETLGHKVVAIDVVPRAPDLALLGIQAPSHIMNVTDGAKFRALCEKERPTHIFHAAHPPRDESPTVIDYCYRAMTNILEAAKDLKIQRVVYSSSASIYGQLSKPDGALVKEDDAVTIYPTYFYRAAKTVSEWMGNFYKEKHGVDFVALRYSSVYGPGLYRSIPLELKKGILGQTCRPFLTRPVDDLIYVDDVADGVSRALFTPGPLSKAYNIGLDKTYVSADLKRAIEKALPNLQFEIGHHPNAAEVAPHRLRNPLDISLARKELGWQPKVYLEEGIAKLAAWLLEHKTNLKI
- a CDS encoding extracellular solute-binding protein; translation: MKCFFFFLLLIALASSKTFAASAPMTVAQIALYQGAGREKILIDGAKKEGQLVLYDSHTWFKTYVKEFEKKYPFIAVSEWRNDSKNIIRRAMEEFAANKAIVDVVETTSEGMGLMKRDGLFQEYLTPQARFYPDTVKAKGKLGVYYLGDRETYNSLGFNPTLVAPNEAPKTLKDLLDPKWKGKMAIVSTSTGVRWIGAMVDVMGRDFLDKMVDQELKVQDMSGAALSGLVASGEVPLSPTIFDADVTVAKQKGAPVEWRALEPVTTTVGYSALSSKAPHPHAAMLFLDYVHSKEGQLLMMKGGLWSPRDDVGTREQKFKKIYLDEKYTLEELENKFSQWEKLMRQLFVARK